The genomic interval AGTAGTATATAGCCAATAAGTGTTTATCGCTTTTGGGATTTATACTGGTTTCAGGCCAAGCTTTCATATTATTTATATTTTTTCCATCCTAACTGCGTTGATATGAAAAAATATCAAGGTTAAAATTGCTGAGTAACCATAAGATTGGGGAAAGGTTAACAGCAAAAAAAGTTCAGGAAGGAGGATAAATAATGAAAAAACTATGGGGAGGATTAATTGGAGGAGGGAAACATTCCTTTATCGGTTTTGCCCACAGAGTAGCAGTTGCCTTGCAAGGAGAAGCAGAAATAAAAGCCGGAGTATTTTCCAGTAATGCAGAAAGGTGTATTCAGAGAGGCATTGAACTGGGAATAGACCGGAAAAGAATTTATACTGATTTTTGGGAAATGATTAAAAAAGAGAGCCAGCTTCCTGCAGAAGAGAGAATTGATTTTGTCATTATTGCCACGCCCAATATTTTACATGGCGATATGAGCAAGGCGTTTCTGGAAGGTGGGTTTCATGTTATCTCAGATAAACCTATGGCTATTTCACTTTCAGAAGCATTGGAAATCAAAGCGGTGCAAGAAAAAACTGGCAAAGTATTTGCCCTTACCCATGGTTACACAGGCTATCCTATGATAAAACAGGCCAGATATTTAGTGAAATCTGGAAAAATAGGTAAAATTATCAGTGTTCTGGTTAGTTATAATCAAGGATGGCTTTCTCCTCTCATAAATGAACCGGAAGCATTTCAAACCTGGCATATCGATCCCTCTATATCAGGTCCATCCTGTACTATGATTGATATTGGTATTCATGCCTTAAATCTTGTTTATAATATAACTGGCTTAAAACCTGAAGAGGTTTGTGCTGATCTGGAGTCGGCTATATCGAATAATCCCCTGGAGGATCACGGGAATGTCTTAATCAAATATAATGATAAAGTAAGCGGTCTTCTTCATGCTTCCCAGATTTCCACTGGAGAGGGAAATGCCTTAAGGATAATAGTGTATGGAGAAAAGGCCAGTCTGTTCTGGGATCAGGAGTTTCCTGAAGTGCTGGAAATGAAGAATTTGGATGGCACCAGTACTATATTCAAGAAAGGCATTTCAGCTTTATGTGAAGAAGCAAAAGAAGCTTCCTATTTTCCTGCTGGTCATCCAGAAGGATTTATTTGTGCCTTCTCCCATACCTACTCTGCGGTATTTAAAGCCATACGTTCATTAAAGTATAATCAACCTCTTGTTTTAGATGGAAGGAATGATTGGGATTTTCCCGGCATAGAAGAAGGTATCATGGGAATATCTTTTGTAGAAGCAGTTTTGAAGAGCAATAAATCAAAAGAGAAGTGGACAGAAATTTGACATTAAAAGTCGGTAAATATATCATTAATTAGGATATACATTGAGTGATTTATCATAAATTTTATGTATAAAGAAAGAAAGGCGGTGATATATTAAAGTACTAATAGTGAAACATTAAAACATTAAAAAATAATAATTTTAAAAGGAGAGAAAAAAATGAAAAAGTCAATTTTTTGGATTATGATTCTATTATTTGTTTCTACAGTAATGAGTTATTCCTTGGCTCAGCCAGTAGAAGTCGGTATTGTTCTTCCTACTAAGGATGAACCCAGATGGATACAGGATGAGGCGCGTTTTAATGAGGCTCTTAAAACTGCCGGTTATACTGCCGAGATTCTCTTCAGTCAGGGTTCTTCGGCAAGGGAAAAAGAAAATGTTGAGGCATTGATTACCAAAGGAGCAAAAATTCTTATTATTTGTCCCCATGACGCTACTGCTGCTGCTGCCTCTGCAGATGAAGCAAGAGAAGCCGGTTTAAAGGTTATTTCTTATGACCGCTTGATTCTGGAAACCGAATCGGTTGATTATTATGTAACCTTTGACAGTATTGCTGTGGGAGAAGCTCAGGCACAATATCTGGTTGACAAAGTTGCCGGAAGCGGAAATCCGCTTTACCTGTATGCCGGTGCTGCAACCGATAATAATTCTTTCCTTTTCTTTGAAGGTGCCTGGAATATTCTACAGCCCAAGATTGCTGATGGAACTTTTGTAATTAAGAACTCAAGCAAAGCAATTAATTTACAGGGTAAAGCCAAGTTAACTCGTGCAGAAATGGGAGATATTATTGGTCAAATCACTACTGAATGGGACTTTACGACCGCAAAGAACCTTGCTGAAGCAAATTTAACTGTTGTTGGTCAGGAAGATAAGGGAGATGTATTTATACTGGCACCCAACGATGGAACCTCTCGTGCTATTGCAGATGCATTCGCTGATGATAAGGATGTAACAAGTTATATTATCTCTG from Atribacterota bacterium carries:
- a CDS encoding Gfo/Idh/MocA family oxidoreductase, yielding MKKLWGGLIGGGKHSFIGFAHRVAVALQGEAEIKAGVFSSNAERCIQRGIELGIDRKRIYTDFWEMIKKESQLPAEERIDFVIIATPNILHGDMSKAFLEGGFHVISDKPMAISLSEALEIKAVQEKTGKVFALTHGYTGYPMIKQARYLVKSGKIGKIISVLVSYNQGWLSPLINEPEAFQTWHIDPSISGPSCTMIDIGIHALNLVYNITGLKPEEVCADLESAISNNPLEDHGNVLIKYNDKVSGLLHASQISTGEGNALRIIVYGEKASLFWDQEFPEVLEMKNLDGTSTIFKKGISALCEEAKEASYFPAGHPEGFICAFSHTYSAVFKAIRSLKYNQPLVLDGRNDWDFPGIEEGIMGISFVEAVLKSNKSKEKWTEI
- the chvE gene encoding sugar ABC transporter substrate-binding protein — its product is MILLFVSTVMSYSLAQPVEVGIVLPTKDEPRWIQDEARFNEALKTAGYTAEILFSQGSSAREKENVEALITKGAKILIICPHDATAAAASADEAREAGLKVISYDRLILETESVDYYVTFDSIAVGEAQAQYLVDKVAGSGNPLYLYAGAATDNNSFLFFEGAWNILQPKIADGTFVIKNSSKAINLQGKAKLTRAEMGDIIGQITTEWDFTTAKNLAEANLTVVGQEDKGDVFILAPNDGTSRAIADAFADDKDVTSYIISGQDAEIPSVQYIIDGKQSMTVLKDVRTLVKDASDAAVTFLEGGVPETTHVYNNGRIDVPAKPSEVIAVDKSNVKGAIIDSGYWDASEFTGLD